The proteins below are encoded in one region of Glandiceps talaboti chromosome 17, keGlaTala1.1, whole genome shotgun sequence:
- the LOC144448379 gene encoding NADH dehydrogenase [ubiquinone] 1 alpha subcomplex subunit 9, mitochondrial-like yields MAALLVTRAANCTKSHVAPAVSFAIVCKRDCHHQVAPGQPGTYHHSLAPRGRGGRSSFSGVVATVFGATGFVGRYVVNRLGREGSQIVVPYRCDPDDTRHLKVMGDLGQIVMLEVDVKSADSVRDMMQHSNVVINLMGKDFETRNFHFNDTNIEVAGRIARIARELKIPRLIHMSALGADMNSRSKFLRTKAAGEDVVKKEFPGVTILRPAQIYGREDRYFNHYANHRFFGGVPLFFSDRKALKQPVYVTDIAQAVMNVIKDRETIGKTYELAGPHRYQLEDLVHYIYRVTSRSYICYPVPRPLLHAIARIFEISYFNPWMSRDKLERYHTTEKVAPGMPGLEDLGIKPVSVEEAAIHGLRRHRADRYFEDSVEQAEPAKHV; encoded by the exons ATGGCGGCTTTACTGGTGACCCGAGCCGCGAACTGTACAA AGAGTCATGTGGCTCCAGCAGTCAGCTTTGCCATTGTTTGCAAACGTGATTGTCATCACCAAGTGGCACCAGGACAACCAGGAACATACCATCATTCATTGGCACCAAGGGGACGTGGTGGTCGTTCATCATTCAGCGGTGTTGTGGCTACAGTCTTCGGTGCTACAGGATTCGTCGGCCGATATGTTGTCAATAGGCTAG GTCGAGAAGGATCCCAAATCGTTGTACCATACAGATGTGATCCTGATGACACTAGACATCTCAAAGTGATGGGAGATCTTGGACAGATTGTGATGCTT GAAGTAGACGTCAAGTCAGCTGACTCAGTACGTGATATGATGCAGCACTCCAATGTTGTGATCAATTTAATGGGAAAAGATTTTGAGACcag GAATTTTCACTTCAACGATACCAATATAGAGGTTGCTGGAAGGATTGCGCGCATTGCAAGAGAACTGAAGATACCCAGACTTATTCACATGTCAGCACTTGGAGCAGATATGAATTCTAGATCTAAATTCCTAAGAACAAAG GCTGCTGGAGAAGATGTAGTTAAGAAAGAATTTCCTGGAGTAACTATTCTAAGACCAGCACAGATTTATGGAAGAGAAGACAGATACTTTAACCATTATGCTA ATCATCGTTTCTTTGGTGGTGTACCACTTTTCTTCAGCGACAGAAAAGCCCTCAAACAACCAGTTTAT GTAACTGATATTGCACAAGCTGTCATGAATGTCATCAAAGACAGAGAGACCATTGGTAAAACCTATGAACTAGCAGG ACCACATCGTTACCAACTGGAAGACTTGGTCCATTATATCTACAGAGTGACAAGTCGTTCATATATTTGTTATCCTGTACCAAGACCTTTACTTCACGCAATTGCTAGGATATTTGAGATATCGTATTTCAACCCATGGATGTCTAGAGATAAGTTAGAAAGG TATCATACAACAGAGAAGGTTGCACCTGGTATGCCAGGCTTAGAAGACTTAGGTATCAAGCCAGTCAGTGTAGAGGAAGCGGCAATCCATGGGCTGAGACGACATCGTGCTGATAGATACTTTGAAGACTCCGTGGAACAAGCTGAACCTGCAAAACATGTTTAA
- the LOC144448069 gene encoding heparan sulfate glucosamine 3-O-sulfotransferase 1-like: MVMRKKRVILFGLLVIVILLYIRSHTLSITNWKGNADQALDPKYSQHMTGKENTLMISDVKGDTAHISSAYTTLKGEANTSNNGAVKEIIHQGDARGSKRRKRLPGAIIAGIKKCGTASLGTFLDFHPNIVAAEGEVAFFNSPYLYDKGIDWYIGRMPVATPGQLTIERSPAYFHSSKAIKHIHEDLAIDTKIIFVACDPVQRVISDYCQLLHFKEKHKLFSQKSKPDRFDYKRASQYLKSFLPGGYNFVNTTIESTLMDEEGKLKTKHGLIRRGLYSYFLERWLKYFTPDRILIVDGNTFKVNPLSEIQKVESFLNLQPYFTDDSFYFNKTKGFYCIKVPEFCMGQTKGMDTVGGCDPAVAKT, from the coding sequence ATGGTGATGCGGAAGAAGAGAGTTATATTGTTCGGCTTGCTGGTCATCGTCATCCTTTTATACataagaagtcacacattaAGTATAACCAATTGGAAAGGCAATGCCGATCAAGCACTTGACCCAAAGTATAGCCAACACATGACTGGAAAGGAAAATACTTTAATGATATCAGATGTAAAAGGTGACACAGCGCACATAAGTAGTGCGTATACTACATTAAAAGGTGAGGCCAATACAAGTAATAATGGAGCCGTCAAGGAAATAATTCACCAGGGAGATGCCAGAGGAAGCAAAAGACGTAAAAGACTTCCAGGAGCAATCATTGCAGGAATTAAGAAATGTGGTACAGCTAGCCTGGGCACATTTCTCGACTTCCATCCTAATATTGTCGCAGCGGAGGGTGAAGTTGCTTTCTTTAATTCCCCATATTTGTATGACAAAGGAATAGATTGGTATATTGGCCGTATGCCGGTGGCAACACCGGGACAACTGACAATAGAAAGATCACCTGCTTATTTCCATAGTTCAAAAGCAATAAAACATATACACGAAGACCTGGCGATAGACACAAAGATTATCTTCGTTGCATGCGACCCGGTACAACGCGTCATCTCCGACTATTGTCAGTTATTGCACTTCAAAGAGAAACACAAATTATTCAGCCAAAAATCAAAACCGGATAGATTTGACTATAAAAGGGCATCGCAATATTTAAAAAGCTTTCTTCCAGGAGGGTATAACTTTGTTAATACGACGATTGAATCGACACTTATGGACGAAGAGGGGAAACTTAAAACAAAACACGGGCTTATACGGAGGGGGCTGTATTCTTATTTCTTGGAGCGGTGGTTAAAGTATTTTACACCTGACAGAATTCTGATTGTGGACGGCAATACATTCAAAGTCAACCCGCTGTCTGAAATTCAAAAGGTGGAATCATTTCTAAATCTGCAACCTTACTTTACTGACGACTCCTTTTACTTCAACAAAACTAAGGGTTTTTATTGTATTAAAGTGCCTGAATTTTGCATGGGTCAGACAAAAG
- the LOC144448280 gene encoding thioredoxin-like protein 4A — protein sequence MSYMLSHLHNGWQVDQAILSEEDRVVVIRFGHDWDPTCMKMDEVLYSIADKVKNFAVMYLVDISEVPDFNKMYELYDPCTSMFFFRNKHIMIDLGTGNNNKINWALEDKQEMVDIIETVYRGARKGRGLVVSPKDYSTKYRY from the coding sequence ATGTCTTACATGTTATCACATCTCCACAATGGTTGGCAAGTGGACCAAGCCATATTATCAGAGGAGGACAGGGTGGTTGTCATACGATTTGGCCATGATTGGGATCCTACCTGCATGAAAATGGATGAGGTCCTGTACTCGATCGCCGATAAAGTGAAAAACTTTGCTGTGATGTATCTGGTAGACATTTCAGAGGTGCCCGACTTCAACAAAATGTATGAATTGTACGATCCTTGTACTTCGATGTTTTTCTTCAGGAACAAACATATCATGATTGATTTGGGAACcggaaacaacaacaaaataaactggGCACTGGAGGACAAGCAGGAAATGGTCGATATTATAGAGACTGTATACAGAGGTGCAAGGAAAGGACGAGGTCTGGTAGTCTCACCAAAAGACTACTCAACAAAATACAGATATTGA